The Camelina sativa cultivar DH55 chromosome 14, Cs, whole genome shotgun sequence genome includes a window with the following:
- the LOC104738794 gene encoding BTB/POZ domain-containing protein At1g03010-like isoform X3 — MGLVTVGELKPAFTGKRGFRLNSSIRHASEWPISDVSSDLTVQVGSSSFCLHKFPLVSRSGKIRKLLADPKICNICLSNAPGGSEAFELAAKFCYGINIEINLLNIAKLRCASHYLEMTEDFSEDNLATKTEHFLKETIFPSISNSIIVLHHCETLIPVSEDLNLVNRLIIAIANNACKEQLTSGLLKLDYTFSGTNIEPETPLDWWGKSLAILNLDFFQTVVSAVKSKGLRQDVISKILISYTNKSLQGLMVRDPKLEKDRVLDVECKKKQRLIVETIVRLLPTQGRRSSVPMAFLSSLLKMVIATSSSPSSGSCRSDLERRIGLQLDQAILEDVLIPINPNGINSTMYDIDSILRIFSIFLNLDEDDDEEEQHHHRQFRDETEMIYDFDSPGSPKQSSILKVSKLMDNYLAEIAMDPNLTTSKFIALAELLPDHARIISDGLYRAVDIYLKVHPNIKDSERYRLCKTIDSQKLSQEACSHAAQNERLPVQMAVQVLYFEQIRLRNAMSSSIGPTQFLFSSNCHQFPQRSGSGAVERYLQEIIMRR; from the exons atGGGACTTGTTACAGTCGGAGAATTGAAGCCAGCTTTCACAGGAAAGAGAGGGTTTCGTCTCAATTCAAGTATCAGGCATGCCTCTGAATG GCCGATCTCCGATGTCTCTAGTGATCTTACAGTTCAAGTTGGATCTTCCAGTTTCTGTCTTCATAAG TTTCCTCTTGTGTCTCGGAGTGGAAAAATCCGAAAGCTTCTAGCGGATCCAAAAATCTGTAATATTTGTCTCTCGAATGCTCCGGGAGGATCTGAGGCTTTTGAGCTCGCAGCTAAGTTTTGTTATGGAATCAACATTGAAATCAACCTTCTTAACATAGCTAAGCTTCGTTGTGCATCTCATTATCTTGAGATGACAGAGGATTTCTCAGAGGATAATCTCGCTACTAAAACAGAACATTTCTTGAAAGAGACAATCTTCCCGAGTATTTCTAATTCCATCATCGTTCTACATCATtgcgaaaccctaatcccagtCTCTGAAGATCTCAACTTGGTGAATCGGTTAATCATAGCTATTGCCAACAATGCCTGCAAGGAACAGCTAACCTCTGGTCTTTTAAAGCTCGATTATACGTTTTCAGGTACAAATATCGAACCAGAAACTCCGTTAGACTGGTGGGGGAAATCACTAGCTATTCTGAATCTTGATTTCTTCCAGACAGTTGTCTCTGCGGTTAAGTCCAAAGGGTTAAGACAAGACGTGATCAGCAAGATTCTAATAAGTTACACGAATAAGTCTCTTCAAGGGCTAATGGTTCGCGATCCGAAACTGGAGAAAGACAGGGTTCTTGATGTGGAATGTAAGAAGAAACAGCGATTGATTGTGGAAACAATAGTGAGGTTGCTTCCaacacaaggaagaagaagctctgtTCCAATGGCGTTCCTTTCAAGTCTTCTCAAAATGGTCATCGCAACATCATCATCCCCTTCCTCAGGATCGTGTAGATCAGATTTAGAACGAAGGATCGGTCTGCAGTTGGACCAAGCCATCCTCGAAGATGTCTTGATTCCGATAAATCCCAACGGAATCAACAGCACCATGTACGACATTGATTCTATCTTGAGAATCTTTTCTATATTCTTGAACCTCGATGAAgacgatgacgaagaagaacaacatcatcatcgtcaATTTAGAGACGAAACAGAGATGATCTACGATTTCGACAGTCCCGGGTCTCCAAAACAGAGTTCAATCCTAAAAGTATCGAAGCTAATGGATAACTATCTAGCAGAGATAGCAATGGATCCAAATCTCACAACTTCAAAGTTTATAGCTTTAGCAGAACTCTTACCAGATCATGCTCGTATCATCAGTGATGGACTCTATCGAGCCGTTGACATTTACCTCAAA GTTCATCCAAATATAAAGGATTCGGAGCGTTATCGTCTCTGTAAGACGATAGATTCACAGAAACTATCACAAGAAGCTTGTAGCCACGCGGCTCAGAACGAGAGATTACCTGTGCAAATGGCCGTACAAGTGTTGTACTTTGAGCAGATCAGACTTAGAAACGCAATGAGCAGTAGCATTGGTCCTACTCAGTTTCTATTCAGCAGTAACTGTCATCAGTTTCCTCAACGGTCAGGAAGTGGAGCAG TGGAGCGATATCTCCAAGAGATAATTATGCGTCGGTGA
- the LOC104738794 gene encoding BTB/POZ domain-containing protein At1g03010-like isoform X1, producing the protein MGLVTVGELKPAFTGKRGFRLNSSIRHASEWPISDVSSDLTVQVGSSSFCLHKFPLVSRSGKIRKLLADPKICNICLSNAPGGSEAFELAAKFCYGINIEINLLNIAKLRCASHYLEMTEDFSEDNLATKTEHFLKETIFPSISNSIIVLHHCETLIPVSEDLNLVNRLIIAIANNACKEQLTSGLLKLDYTFSGTNIEPETPLDWWGKSLAILNLDFFQTVVSAVKSKGLRQDVISKILISYTNKSLQGLMVRDPKLEKDRVLDVECKKKQRLIVETIVRLLPTQGRRSSVPMAFLSSLLKMVIATSSSPSSGSCRSDLERRIGLQLDQAILEDVLIPINPNGINSTMYDIDSILRIFSIFLNLDEDDDEEEQHHHRQFRDETEMIYDFDSPGSPKQSSILKVSKLMDNYLAEIAMDPNLTTSKFIALAELLPDHARIISDGLYRAVDIYLKVHPNIKDSERYRLCKTIDSQKLSQEACSHAAQNERLPVQMAVQVLYFEQIRLRNAMSSSIGPTQFLFSSNCHQFPQRSGSGAGSGAISPRDNYASVRRENRELKLEVARMRMRLTDLEKDHISIKQELVKSNPGTKLFKSFAKKISKLNSLFSFSSLKPSFSGKASSESRFLFQRKRRHSVS; encoded by the exons atGGGACTTGTTACAGTCGGAGAATTGAAGCCAGCTTTCACAGGAAAGAGAGGGTTTCGTCTCAATTCAAGTATCAGGCATGCCTCTGAATG GCCGATCTCCGATGTCTCTAGTGATCTTACAGTTCAAGTTGGATCTTCCAGTTTCTGTCTTCATAAG TTTCCTCTTGTGTCTCGGAGTGGAAAAATCCGAAAGCTTCTAGCGGATCCAAAAATCTGTAATATTTGTCTCTCGAATGCTCCGGGAGGATCTGAGGCTTTTGAGCTCGCAGCTAAGTTTTGTTATGGAATCAACATTGAAATCAACCTTCTTAACATAGCTAAGCTTCGTTGTGCATCTCATTATCTTGAGATGACAGAGGATTTCTCAGAGGATAATCTCGCTACTAAAACAGAACATTTCTTGAAAGAGACAATCTTCCCGAGTATTTCTAATTCCATCATCGTTCTACATCATtgcgaaaccctaatcccagtCTCTGAAGATCTCAACTTGGTGAATCGGTTAATCATAGCTATTGCCAACAATGCCTGCAAGGAACAGCTAACCTCTGGTCTTTTAAAGCTCGATTATACGTTTTCAGGTACAAATATCGAACCAGAAACTCCGTTAGACTGGTGGGGGAAATCACTAGCTATTCTGAATCTTGATTTCTTCCAGACAGTTGTCTCTGCGGTTAAGTCCAAAGGGTTAAGACAAGACGTGATCAGCAAGATTCTAATAAGTTACACGAATAAGTCTCTTCAAGGGCTAATGGTTCGCGATCCGAAACTGGAGAAAGACAGGGTTCTTGATGTGGAATGTAAGAAGAAACAGCGATTGATTGTGGAAACAATAGTGAGGTTGCTTCCaacacaaggaagaagaagctctgtTCCAATGGCGTTCCTTTCAAGTCTTCTCAAAATGGTCATCGCAACATCATCATCCCCTTCCTCAGGATCGTGTAGATCAGATTTAGAACGAAGGATCGGTCTGCAGTTGGACCAAGCCATCCTCGAAGATGTCTTGATTCCGATAAATCCCAACGGAATCAACAGCACCATGTACGACATTGATTCTATCTTGAGAATCTTTTCTATATTCTTGAACCTCGATGAAgacgatgacgaagaagaacaacatcatcatcgtcaATTTAGAGACGAAACAGAGATGATCTACGATTTCGACAGTCCCGGGTCTCCAAAACAGAGTTCAATCCTAAAAGTATCGAAGCTAATGGATAACTATCTAGCAGAGATAGCAATGGATCCAAATCTCACAACTTCAAAGTTTATAGCTTTAGCAGAACTCTTACCAGATCATGCTCGTATCATCAGTGATGGACTCTATCGAGCCGTTGACATTTACCTCAAA GTTCATCCAAATATAAAGGATTCGGAGCGTTATCGTCTCTGTAAGACGATAGATTCACAGAAACTATCACAAGAAGCTTGTAGCCACGCGGCTCAGAACGAGAGATTACCTGTGCAAATGGCCGTACAAGTGTTGTACTTTGAGCAGATCAGACTTAGAAACGCAATGAGCAGTAGCATTGGTCCTACTCAGTTTCTATTCAGCAGTAACTGTCATCAGTTTCCTCAACGGTCAGGAAGTGGAGCAG GAAGTGGAGCGATATCTCCAAGAGATAATTATGCGTCGGTGAGgagagaaaacagagagctAAAGCTTGAGGTTGCGAGGATGAGGATGAGATTAACGGATCTAGAGAAAGATCACATCTCGATTAAGCAAGAACTCGTGAAATCTAACCCAGGGACTAAGCTTTTCAAGTCATTTGCTAAGAAGATAAGTAAACTCAATTCTCTCTTCAGTTTCAGTAGTCTTAAACCTTCCTTCAGTGGCAAGGCAAGTTCTGAGAGTCGTTTCTTGTTTCAGAGAAAAAGACGacactctgtttcttga
- the LOC104738795 gene encoding monothiol glutaredoxin-S1, which produces MEKISNLLEDKPVVIFSKTSCCMSHTIKSLISGYGANPTVYELDEMSNGAEVERALAELGCKPTVPAVFIGQQLVGGANQLMSLQVRNQLGSLLRRAGAIWI; this is translated from the coding sequence ATGGAGAAGATATCAAATTTGTTAGAAGACAAGCCAGTGGTGATATTCAGCAAGACATCGTGCTGTATGAGTCACACGATCAAGTCGCTTATATCTGGATACGGTGCGAATCCAACGGTGTACGAGCTAGATGAGATGTCTAATGGAGCAGAAGTCGAAAGAGCACTAGCCGAGCTTGGATGCAAACCGACCGTGCCAGCTGTGTTTATAGGACAACAGCTCGTCGGTGGTGCAAATCAGCTTATGTCTCTTCAAGTCAGGAACCAACTAGGCTCGTTGCTCCGAAGAGCTGGAGCCATATGGATTTAA
- the LOC104738794 gene encoding BTB/POZ domain-containing protein At1g03010-like isoform X2: MEYRSTSYMIVKFKPISDVSSDLTVQVGSSSFCLHKFPLVSRSGKIRKLLADPKICNICLSNAPGGSEAFELAAKFCYGINIEINLLNIAKLRCASHYLEMTEDFSEDNLATKTEHFLKETIFPSISNSIIVLHHCETLIPVSEDLNLVNRLIIAIANNACKEQLTSGLLKLDYTFSGTNIEPETPLDWWGKSLAILNLDFFQTVVSAVKSKGLRQDVISKILISYTNKSLQGLMVRDPKLEKDRVLDVECKKKQRLIVETIVRLLPTQGRRSSVPMAFLSSLLKMVIATSSSPSSGSCRSDLERRIGLQLDQAILEDVLIPINPNGINSTMYDIDSILRIFSIFLNLDEDDDEEEQHHHRQFRDETEMIYDFDSPGSPKQSSILKVSKLMDNYLAEIAMDPNLTTSKFIALAELLPDHARIISDGLYRAVDIYLKVHPNIKDSERYRLCKTIDSQKLSQEACSHAAQNERLPVQMAVQVLYFEQIRLRNAMSSSIGPTQFLFSSNCHQFPQRSGSGAGSGAISPRDNYASVRRENRELKLEVARMRMRLTDLEKDHISIKQELVKSNPGTKLFKSFAKKISKLNSLFSFSSLKPSFSGKASSESRFLFQRKRRHSVS, from the exons ATGGAATATAGAAGCACTTCTTATATGATCGTCAAATTCAA GCCGATCTCCGATGTCTCTAGTGATCTTACAGTTCAAGTTGGATCTTCCAGTTTCTGTCTTCATAAG TTTCCTCTTGTGTCTCGGAGTGGAAAAATCCGAAAGCTTCTAGCGGATCCAAAAATCTGTAATATTTGTCTCTCGAATGCTCCGGGAGGATCTGAGGCTTTTGAGCTCGCAGCTAAGTTTTGTTATGGAATCAACATTGAAATCAACCTTCTTAACATAGCTAAGCTTCGTTGTGCATCTCATTATCTTGAGATGACAGAGGATTTCTCAGAGGATAATCTCGCTACTAAAACAGAACATTTCTTGAAAGAGACAATCTTCCCGAGTATTTCTAATTCCATCATCGTTCTACATCATtgcgaaaccctaatcccagtCTCTGAAGATCTCAACTTGGTGAATCGGTTAATCATAGCTATTGCCAACAATGCCTGCAAGGAACAGCTAACCTCTGGTCTTTTAAAGCTCGATTATACGTTTTCAGGTACAAATATCGAACCAGAAACTCCGTTAGACTGGTGGGGGAAATCACTAGCTATTCTGAATCTTGATTTCTTCCAGACAGTTGTCTCTGCGGTTAAGTCCAAAGGGTTAAGACAAGACGTGATCAGCAAGATTCTAATAAGTTACACGAATAAGTCTCTTCAAGGGCTAATGGTTCGCGATCCGAAACTGGAGAAAGACAGGGTTCTTGATGTGGAATGTAAGAAGAAACAGCGATTGATTGTGGAAACAATAGTGAGGTTGCTTCCaacacaaggaagaagaagctctgtTCCAATGGCGTTCCTTTCAAGTCTTCTCAAAATGGTCATCGCAACATCATCATCCCCTTCCTCAGGATCGTGTAGATCAGATTTAGAACGAAGGATCGGTCTGCAGTTGGACCAAGCCATCCTCGAAGATGTCTTGATTCCGATAAATCCCAACGGAATCAACAGCACCATGTACGACATTGATTCTATCTTGAGAATCTTTTCTATATTCTTGAACCTCGATGAAgacgatgacgaagaagaacaacatcatcatcgtcaATTTAGAGACGAAACAGAGATGATCTACGATTTCGACAGTCCCGGGTCTCCAAAACAGAGTTCAATCCTAAAAGTATCGAAGCTAATGGATAACTATCTAGCAGAGATAGCAATGGATCCAAATCTCACAACTTCAAAGTTTATAGCTTTAGCAGAACTCTTACCAGATCATGCTCGTATCATCAGTGATGGACTCTATCGAGCCGTTGACATTTACCTCAAA GTTCATCCAAATATAAAGGATTCGGAGCGTTATCGTCTCTGTAAGACGATAGATTCACAGAAACTATCACAAGAAGCTTGTAGCCACGCGGCTCAGAACGAGAGATTACCTGTGCAAATGGCCGTACAAGTGTTGTACTTTGAGCAGATCAGACTTAGAAACGCAATGAGCAGTAGCATTGGTCCTACTCAGTTTCTATTCAGCAGTAACTGTCATCAGTTTCCTCAACGGTCAGGAAGTGGAGCAG GAAGTGGAGCGATATCTCCAAGAGATAATTATGCGTCGGTGAGgagagaaaacagagagctAAAGCTTGAGGTTGCGAGGATGAGGATGAGATTAACGGATCTAGAGAAAGATCACATCTCGATTAAGCAAGAACTCGTGAAATCTAACCCAGGGACTAAGCTTTTCAAGTCATTTGCTAAGAAGATAAGTAAACTCAATTCTCTCTTCAGTTTCAGTAGTCTTAAACCTTCCTTCAGTGGCAAGGCAAGTTCTGAGAGTCGTTTCTTGTTTCAGAGAAAAAGACGacactctgtttcttga